A genome region from Megalobrama amblycephala isolate DHTTF-2021 linkage group LG18, ASM1881202v1, whole genome shotgun sequence includes the following:
- the lhx2a gene encoding LIM/homeobox protein Lhx2a isoform X2, with product MINMENNESEGCESPVCAGCGALISDRFYLLAADRRWHERCLKCSACHADLESELTCFSKHGDIYCKEDYYSRFSLQRCARCHLGISAGEIVMRARDLVYHLSCFSCATCDKVLLTGDHYGMRETSVYCRVHFEMMLQRECHTDLYYSDMSPVEPNSESSTYNDGTPVRRGRARKRKHFYATDRGTYNSDVSDMGVDLSERVSCQKSKRMRTSFKHHQLRSMQSFFTHNHNPDAKDLKELAQKTGLTKRVLQVWFQNARAKFRRNSLYQESMGVDNVSDNSTITSPSVPSPELSHGSLSPSSPTGTSSSQQNTTALAIHNVHSPMSSEFLYQ from the exons ATGATCAACATGGAAAACAATGAATCA GAGGGCTGTGAGTCACCTGTGTGCGCGGGCTGTGGCGCGCTGATCTCAGATCGCTTCTACCTGCTCGCGGCAGACAGACGGTGGCACGAGCGCTGTTTGAAATGTAGCGCGTGTCACGCTGACCTGGAGTCAGAGCTTACGTGCTTTAGTAAACATGGAGACATTTACTGTAAGGAGGACTATTACag TAGGTTTTCTTTGCAAAGATGTGCACGGTGTCACCTGGGAATCTCTGCTGGAGAGATAGTGATGCGCGCCAGGGATCTGGTGTACCACTTGAGCTGTTTCTCCTGTGCCACCTGCGACAAAGTGCTGCTCACTGGAGATCACTATGGGATGAGAGAGACATCAGTGTACTGTCGGGTACATTTCGAGATGATGCTACAGAGGGAATGTCATACAGATTTGTATTATTCAGACATGTCTCCAGTAGAGCCAAACTCTGAGAGCAGCACATACAATGATGGGACCCCTGTGCGCAGAGGACGGGCCCGGAAGAGGAAACATTTTTATGCAACTGACCGTGGTACTTATAATTCAG ATGTGAGCGATATGGGTGTGGACCTGTCGGAGAGAGTGAGCTGTCAAAAGTCCAAACGCATGAGAACGTCGTTCAAGCATCACCAGCTGCGGAGCATGCAGTCCTTCTTCACCCACAACCACAATCCAGATGCCAAAGACCTCAAAGAGCTTGCCCAGAAAACCGGGCTCACCAAACGTGTGCTCCAG GTTTGGTTCCAGAATGCCCGTGCAAAATTCAGGAGAAACAGTCTATATCAGGAGAGCATGGGAGTGGACAATGTTTCTGACAATTCCACCATCACATCCCCATCGGTGCCTTCACCCGAGCTGTCCCACGGATCCTTGAGCCCCTCCAGTCCCACCGGCACCTCTTCAtcacaacaaaacacaacagcATTAGCCATTCACAATGTACACTCCCCAATGTCTTCAGAGTTCCTCTACCAGTAA
- the lhx2a gene encoding LIM/homeobox protein Lhx2a isoform X1 — MINMENNESEGCESPVCAGCGALISDRFYLLAADRRWHERCLKCSACHADLESELTCFSKHGDIYCKEDYYSSRFSLQRCARCHLGISAGEIVMRARDLVYHLSCFSCATCDKVLLTGDHYGMRETSVYCRVHFEMMLQRECHTDLYYSDMSPVEPNSESSTYNDGTPVRRGRARKRKHFYATDRGTYNSDVSDMGVDLSERVSCQKSKRMRTSFKHHQLRSMQSFFTHNHNPDAKDLKELAQKTGLTKRVLQVWFQNARAKFRRNSLYQESMGVDNVSDNSTITSPSVPSPELSHGSLSPSSPTGTSSSQQNTTALAIHNVHSPMSSEFLYQ; from the exons ATGATCAACATGGAAAACAATGAATCA GAGGGCTGTGAGTCACCTGTGTGCGCGGGCTGTGGCGCGCTGATCTCAGATCGCTTCTACCTGCTCGCGGCAGACAGACGGTGGCACGAGCGCTGTTTGAAATGTAGCGCGTGTCACGCTGACCTGGAGTCAGAGCTTACGTGCTTTAGTAAACATGGAGACATTTACTGTAAGGAGGACTATTACag TAGTAGGTTTTCTTTGCAAAGATGTGCACGGTGTCACCTGGGAATCTCTGCTGGAGAGATAGTGATGCGCGCCAGGGATCTGGTGTACCACTTGAGCTGTTTCTCCTGTGCCACCTGCGACAAAGTGCTGCTCACTGGAGATCACTATGGGATGAGAGAGACATCAGTGTACTGTCGGGTACATTTCGAGATGATGCTACAGAGGGAATGTCATACAGATTTGTATTATTCAGACATGTCTCCAGTAGAGCCAAACTCTGAGAGCAGCACATACAATGATGGGACCCCTGTGCGCAGAGGACGGGCCCGGAAGAGGAAACATTTTTATGCAACTGACCGTGGTACTTATAATTCAG ATGTGAGCGATATGGGTGTGGACCTGTCGGAGAGAGTGAGCTGTCAAAAGTCCAAACGCATGAGAACGTCGTTCAAGCATCACCAGCTGCGGAGCATGCAGTCCTTCTTCACCCACAACCACAATCCAGATGCCAAAGACCTCAAAGAGCTTGCCCAGAAAACCGGGCTCACCAAACGTGTGCTCCAG GTTTGGTTCCAGAATGCCCGTGCAAAATTCAGGAGAAACAGTCTATATCAGGAGAGCATGGGAGTGGACAATGTTTCTGACAATTCCACCATCACATCCCCATCGGTGCCTTCACCCGAGCTGTCCCACGGATCCTTGAGCCCCTCCAGTCCCACCGGCACCTCTTCAtcacaacaaaacacaacagcATTAGCCATTCACAATGTACACTCCCCAATGTCTTCAGAGTTCCTCTACCAGTAA
- the dennd1a gene encoding DENN domain-containing protein 1A isoform X5 → MGSRIKESPGSTFEVYMEVVHSGTAGSGPEVRRSFPDTYADQETLQTIPRFCFPFNMDSMAVGQVGQNFTFVLTDIESKQRFGFCRLSSGAHSCHCILSYLPWFEVFYKLLNILADYTTKGQDSQWKELLESLHTLNIPDPGVPVHLSVHLFFTVPDPRELPSIPENRNLTEYFVAVDVNNMLHLYASMLYERRILISCSKLSTLTACVHGAAAMLYPMYWQHVYIPVLPQHLLDYCCAPMPYLIGVHSSLMEKVRGMALDDVVLLNVDTNTLETPFDDLQSLPNDVVSSLKNRLRKVSSTTGDGVARAFLKAQAALFGSYRNALHIEPEEPITFSEETFITHRSSTMRQFLQNAIQLQFFKQFIDGRLELLNSGEGFSDQFEEEINMGEYAGSDKTYQWLFTVKKGSGAILNTVKTKANPAMKTVYKFAKDHAKMGIKEVKSRLKQKELAENGYSEEPGSTHLPSTHSKDSLTWDQRRPITVHFGQTEQAPSPRPLRPQRPPPPHPSKLQRSTRPARPPRPLVAKRPRSNIAVEGSPEHYVRPTRHYTVFLCEDSSGDELSQDDDSIAAFPEHFLLSAPFEWPQPYRSLKEAELVEEGCLP, encoded by the exons ATGGGCTCTCGTATCAA GGAGAGCCCCGGGTCAACCTTTGAGGTGTACATGGAGGTGGTGCATTCTGGGACGGCTGGCTCTG GACCAGAGGTACGAAGGAGTTTCCCCGACACATACGCTGACCAG GAAACGCTACAGACTATCCCAAGGTTTTGTTTCCCCTTCAATATGGACAG TATGGCAGTGGGCCAGGTGGGGCAGAACTTCACATTTGTTCTAACGGATATTGAAAGTAAACAGCGTTTCGGTTTCTGTCGGCTCTCATCGGGAGCGCACAGCTGCCACTGCATCCTCAG CTACCTGCCCTGGTTTGAGGTGTTTTACAAGCTGTTGAATATCCTGGCAGACTACACAACCAAAGGACAG GACAGTCAATGGAAAGAGTTGTTAGAGTCTCTTCATACGTTAAACATCCCTGATCCTGGAGTGCCTGTGCATTTGAGTGTG CATTTGTTTTTCACAGTGCCTGATCCTAGGGAATTACCCAGTATACCTGAAAAT aGAAATCTGACCGAGTATTTCGTAGCAGTGGATGTTAATAACATGCTGCATCTGTACGCTAGCATGCTGTACGAAAGACGAATCCTCATTAGCTGCAGCAAGCTGAGCACT TTAACCGCATGTGTTCATGGCGCGGCAGCCATGTTATATCCCATGTACTGGCAGCATGTTTACATTCCAGTTCTGCCACAGCATTTATTAGACTACTGCTG CGCTCCAATGCCGTACCTCATCGGGGTGCATTCCAGTCTCATGGAG AAGGTGCGAGGTATGGCTTTAGATGATGTGGTACTTCTCAATGTAGACACAAACACTCTTGAAACGCCGTTTGATGACCTGCAAAGCCTTCCTAATGATGTG GTTTCTTCGTTAAAGAACCGCCTAAGAAAAGTTTCCTCAACGACAGGAGACGGGGTGGCCAGGGCGTTTCTGAAGGCGCAGGCAGCTCTATTTGGTAGTTACAGGAACGCACTACACATTGAACCG GAGGAGCCAATCACTTTCAGTGAGGAAACGTTCATCACACACAGATCCAGCACAATGAGACAGTTTCTCCAGAACGCTATCCAACTACAGTTCTTTAAACAG ttTATAGATGGCCGTCTAGAGCTATTGAACTCTGGTGAAGGGTTCAGCGATCAGTTTGAGGAGGAGATCAACATGGGCGAGTATGCTG GCAGTGATAAGACATATCAGTGGCTTTTCACAGTGAAG AAGGGCAGTGGGGCCATCTTAAACACGGTGAAGACAAAGGCAAATCCTGCAAtgaagacagtttacaaattt GCCAAAGACCATGCCAAGATGGGCATCAAAGAAGTCAAGAGTAGACTCAAACAAAAG GAGCTTGCAGAGAATGGCTACTCAGAAGAGCCTGGCTCCACCCACTTACCCTCCACACACAGCAAAGACTCCCTCACCTGGGACCAGAGACGTCCAATCACAGTTCACTTTGGACAG ACTGAGCAGGCACCCTCCCCACGGCCCCTGCGGCCACAACGCCCCCCTCCCCCCCATCCCTCCAAACTGCAGCGCAGCACACGACCA GCTCGACCTCCTCGTCCTCTGGTGGCAAAGAGACCACGCAGTAACATTGCGGTAGAAGGAAGCCCTGAACA TTACGTGCGTCCAACTCGTCACTATACAGTGTTTCTGTGCGAGGACTCTTCGGGTGACGAGCTGTCTCAGGATGACGACTCCATTGCTGCTTTTCCTGAACACTTCCTGCTTTCTGCTCCTTTTGAATG
- the dennd1a gene encoding DENN domain-containing protein 1A isoform X6, producing MGSRIKESPGSTFEVYMEVVHSGTAGSGPEVRRSFPDTYADQETLQTIPRFCFPFNMDSMAVGQVGQNFTFVLTDIESKQRFGFCRLSSGAHSCHCILSYLPWFEVFYKLLNILADYTTKGQDSQWKELLESLHTLNIPDPGVPVHLSVHLFFTVPDPRELPSIPENRNLTEYFVAVDVNNMLHLYASMLYERRILISCSKLSTLTACVHGAAAMLYPMYWQHVYIPVLPQHLLDYCCAPMPYLIGVHSSLMEKVRGMALDDVVLLNVDTNTLETPFDDLQSLPNDVVSSLKNRLRKVSSTTGDGVARAFLKAQAALFGSYRNALHIEPEEPITFSEETFITHRSSTMRQFLQNAIQLQFFKQFIDGRLELLNSGEGFSDQFEEEINMGEYAGSDKTYQWLFTVKKGSGAILNTVKTKANPAMKTVYKFAKDHAKMGIKEVKSRLKQKELAENGYSEEPGSTHLPSTHSKDSLTWDQRRPITVHFGQTEQAPSPRPLRPQRPPPPHPSKLQRSTRPARPPRPLVAKRPRSNIAVEGSPEQPQPYRSLKEAELVEEGCLP from the exons ATGGGCTCTCGTATCAA GGAGAGCCCCGGGTCAACCTTTGAGGTGTACATGGAGGTGGTGCATTCTGGGACGGCTGGCTCTG GACCAGAGGTACGAAGGAGTTTCCCCGACACATACGCTGACCAG GAAACGCTACAGACTATCCCAAGGTTTTGTTTCCCCTTCAATATGGACAG TATGGCAGTGGGCCAGGTGGGGCAGAACTTCACATTTGTTCTAACGGATATTGAAAGTAAACAGCGTTTCGGTTTCTGTCGGCTCTCATCGGGAGCGCACAGCTGCCACTGCATCCTCAG CTACCTGCCCTGGTTTGAGGTGTTTTACAAGCTGTTGAATATCCTGGCAGACTACACAACCAAAGGACAG GACAGTCAATGGAAAGAGTTGTTAGAGTCTCTTCATACGTTAAACATCCCTGATCCTGGAGTGCCTGTGCATTTGAGTGTG CATTTGTTTTTCACAGTGCCTGATCCTAGGGAATTACCCAGTATACCTGAAAAT aGAAATCTGACCGAGTATTTCGTAGCAGTGGATGTTAATAACATGCTGCATCTGTACGCTAGCATGCTGTACGAAAGACGAATCCTCATTAGCTGCAGCAAGCTGAGCACT TTAACCGCATGTGTTCATGGCGCGGCAGCCATGTTATATCCCATGTACTGGCAGCATGTTTACATTCCAGTTCTGCCACAGCATTTATTAGACTACTGCTG CGCTCCAATGCCGTACCTCATCGGGGTGCATTCCAGTCTCATGGAG AAGGTGCGAGGTATGGCTTTAGATGATGTGGTACTTCTCAATGTAGACACAAACACTCTTGAAACGCCGTTTGATGACCTGCAAAGCCTTCCTAATGATGTG GTTTCTTCGTTAAAGAACCGCCTAAGAAAAGTTTCCTCAACGACAGGAGACGGGGTGGCCAGGGCGTTTCTGAAGGCGCAGGCAGCTCTATTTGGTAGTTACAGGAACGCACTACACATTGAACCG GAGGAGCCAATCACTTTCAGTGAGGAAACGTTCATCACACACAGATCCAGCACAATGAGACAGTTTCTCCAGAACGCTATCCAACTACAGTTCTTTAAACAG ttTATAGATGGCCGTCTAGAGCTATTGAACTCTGGTGAAGGGTTCAGCGATCAGTTTGAGGAGGAGATCAACATGGGCGAGTATGCTG GCAGTGATAAGACATATCAGTGGCTTTTCACAGTGAAG AAGGGCAGTGGGGCCATCTTAAACACGGTGAAGACAAAGGCAAATCCTGCAAtgaagacagtttacaaattt GCCAAAGACCATGCCAAGATGGGCATCAAAGAAGTCAAGAGTAGACTCAAACAAAAG GAGCTTGCAGAGAATGGCTACTCAGAAGAGCCTGGCTCCACCCACTTACCCTCCACACACAGCAAAGACTCCCTCACCTGGGACCAGAGACGTCCAATCACAGTTCACTTTGGACAG ACTGAGCAGGCACCCTCCCCACGGCCCCTGCGGCCACAACGCCCCCCTCCCCCCCATCCCTCCAAACTGCAGCGCAGCACACGACCA GCTCGACCTCCTCGTCCTCTGGTGGCAAAGAGACCACGCAGTAACATTGCGGTAGAAGGAAGCCCTGAACA